In Microbacterium maritypicum, the following are encoded in one genomic region:
- the uvrC gene encoding excinuclease ABC subunit UvrC codes for MADVLPYKPRPGEIPTDPGVYRFRDASGRVLYVGKAKNLRQRLSNYFAPLRTLHERTRRMVTTAASVEWTVVSTDVDSLQLEYMWIKEFDPPFNVRYKDDKSYPFMAVTLADEAPRVIVTRNRKIPGARYFGPFPKVWAVHETIDLMIKAFPIRTCSDSSYKRAMQTGRPCFPGQIGKCGGPCSMTVSIEEHRAMVDDFVAFMAGGDERFTRELTKRMLAASAAMDYEAAAKYRDKLSAIEAVLGKSALVLPADEDADLFGIAEDELAAAVQHFVIRGGRVRGVRALTIEKEIDISSGDLVEQVLQQAYGEAQDVPRRILVPTLPDDAAELEVWLRERRGKKVEIAVAQRGQRADLMRTATLNAQQALIRYKTRRTSDYVARTQALTDLQEALGMSEAPLRIECFDISHLGGTNVVASMVVFEDGLPRKDQYRSFNIAETTDDTDSMYQVLRRRLAYLDRPEEPEVIDPTTEAVVGEDVGEATARRKPRFAYPPQLLLVDGGQPQVEAAARALRDAGHTEIAVCGIAKRLEEVWLPGDDFPVILPRTSEALYLLQRLRDEAHRFAITHQRKRRRNDISSVLAEVPGLGASRIKVLLKHFGSVTALRAAEPGQIEEVQGIGPVLAQNIHSHLSTR; via the coding sequence ATGGCCGACGTGCTGCCGTACAAGCCGCGGCCGGGGGAGATCCCGACCGATCCCGGCGTGTACCGCTTCCGTGATGCGTCCGGGCGGGTGCTTTATGTCGGCAAGGCGAAGAACCTGCGTCAGCGCCTGTCGAACTACTTCGCCCCGCTGCGTACGCTCCACGAGCGCACCCGGCGCATGGTCACGACAGCGGCATCCGTCGAATGGACGGTCGTGTCGACGGACGTCGACTCGCTGCAGCTGGAATACATGTGGATCAAGGAGTTCGATCCGCCGTTCAACGTGCGCTACAAAGACGACAAGTCGTATCCCTTCATGGCGGTGACGCTCGCCGACGAAGCGCCCAGGGTGATCGTCACACGCAATCGCAAGATCCCCGGTGCGCGGTACTTCGGCCCGTTCCCGAAGGTGTGGGCAGTGCACGAGACCATCGATCTGATGATCAAGGCGTTCCCGATCCGCACCTGCAGCGATTCCAGCTACAAGCGCGCGATGCAGACCGGCAGGCCCTGTTTCCCCGGGCAGATCGGCAAGTGCGGCGGCCCCTGCTCTATGACGGTGAGCATTGAGGAGCACCGGGCCATGGTCGATGACTTCGTGGCGTTCATGGCCGGCGGTGATGAGCGCTTCACCCGGGAGCTCACCAAGCGGATGCTGGCTGCCTCGGCGGCGATGGACTACGAGGCGGCGGCGAAGTACCGGGACAAGCTCTCGGCGATCGAAGCAGTTCTGGGCAAGAGCGCGCTCGTGCTCCCGGCCGACGAGGACGCCGATCTCTTCGGCATCGCCGAGGATGAGCTGGCGGCAGCTGTGCAGCATTTCGTGATCCGCGGCGGCAGGGTACGCGGTGTGCGTGCGCTGACCATCGAGAAGGAGATCGACATCTCGAGTGGTGATCTCGTCGAACAGGTGCTGCAGCAGGCATACGGCGAGGCGCAGGACGTCCCTCGCCGAATCCTCGTCCCGACCCTTCCGGACGACGCTGCCGAGCTCGAAGTCTGGCTGCGCGAACGTCGCGGCAAGAAAGTCGAGATCGCGGTCGCGCAGCGCGGGCAGCGGGCAGACCTCATGCGCACCGCGACGTTGAACGCGCAGCAGGCGTTGATCCGCTACAAGACCCGGCGCACGAGCGACTACGTCGCCCGCACGCAGGCGCTCACCGATCTGCAGGAGGCTCTCGGGATGTCCGAGGCCCCGCTGCGCATCGAGTGCTTCGACATCTCGCACCTCGGCGGAACGAACGTCGTGGCATCGATGGTCGTGTTCGAGGACGGTCTTCCCCGCAAGGACCAGTACCGCTCCTTCAACATCGCCGAGACGACGGATGACACCGACTCGATGTACCAGGTGCTTCGTCGTCGGCTCGCCTACCTCGATCGTCCCGAGGAACCGGAGGTCATCGATCCGACGACCGAGGCAGTCGTCGGAGAAGACGTGGGAGAGGCGACCGCGCGGCGAAAGCCGCGATTCGCCTACCCGCCGCAGCTCCTGCTCGTCGATGGTGGGCAACCGCAGGTGGAAGCAGCGGCCCGGGCCCTCCGTGACGCCGGGCACACCGAGATCGCGGTCTGCGGAATCGCGAAGCGTTTGGAGGAAGTGTGGCTCCCGGGTGACGATTTCCCGGTGATCCTGCCGCGTACCAGCGAGGCGCTCTATCTGCTGCAGCGTCTTCGTGACGAGGCGCACCGCTTCGCGATCACGCACCAGCGCAAGCGACGGCGCAACGACATCTCCTCCGTGCTCGCCGAGGTGCCGGGGCTCGGGGCATCCCGCATCAAGGTGCTGCTCAAGCACTTCGGCTCGGTGACGGCGCTGCGCGCAGCCGAACCGGGACAGATCGAAGAAGTGCAGGGAATCGGGCCCGTGCTCGCCCAGAACATCCATTCGCACCTGTCCACTCGCTAG
- the rapZ gene encoding RNase adapter RapZ encodes MSDEEKGEFLIVTGMSGAGRTTVANALEDLGWYVVDNLPPQILRPLLDLTDMGGNALPKVAAVVDVRGRNLFDDFPGVARALRSRGSVRVLFLDASDDVLVRRFESVRRPHPLQGDGTLLDGIRIERTRLAPIREAADLVIDTSRLNIHQLATQVSDIFSEEGAARHRVTLLSFGFKYGLPTDVDIVADMRFLPNPFWNEELRGLTGQDETVRDYVLSRPGAMEFLDAYSTALVPVLEGYQRENKSHSTIAIGCTGGKHRSVAMSEELARRLSAIPGVAVNVRHRDLGRE; translated from the coding sequence ATGTCTGACGAGGAAAAGGGCGAGTTCCTCATCGTCACGGGAATGTCCGGCGCGGGTCGGACCACGGTGGCGAATGCGCTGGAGGATCTCGGCTGGTACGTCGTCGACAACCTCCCGCCCCAGATCCTCCGGCCGCTGCTGGATCTGACCGATATGGGTGGCAATGCGCTTCCCAAGGTCGCCGCCGTGGTCGATGTCCGGGGACGCAACCTCTTCGACGACTTCCCCGGCGTCGCGCGCGCTCTCCGGTCTCGAGGGTCTGTCCGCGTCCTGTTCCTCGACGCCTCCGACGACGTCCTCGTGCGGCGCTTCGAGTCCGTCCGACGGCCGCATCCGCTCCAGGGGGATGGGACGCTTCTCGACGGGATCCGCATCGAGCGCACCAGGCTCGCGCCGATCCGTGAGGCGGCCGACCTGGTCATCGACACCTCGCGGCTCAACATCCATCAACTGGCGACGCAGGTTTCGGACATCTTCTCGGAGGAGGGCGCGGCGCGCCACCGCGTGACGCTCCTCAGCTTCGGATTCAAGTACGGGCTTCCGACCGACGTCGACATCGTCGCCGACATGAGGTTCCTGCCCAACCCGTTCTGGAACGAAGAACTCCGCGGCCTCACCGGCCAGGACGAGACGGTTCGTGACTACGTTCTCTCGCGGCCCGGTGCGATGGAGTTCCTGGACGCCTACTCGACCGCCCTCGTCCCGGTCCTCGAGGGGTATCAGCGAGAGAACAAGAGCCACTCCACGATCGCGATCGGTTGCACGGGGGGAAAGCACCGTTCGGTCGCGATGTCGGAGGAGCTCGCGCGCAGGCTGTCCGCGATCCCCGGCGTCGCCGTCAACGTCCGCCATCGAGACCTCGGCCGAGAATAG
- the uvrA gene encoding excinuclease ABC subunit UvrA has translation MPIVPVASPGKLSVRGARVHNLKNVDIDIPRDSLVVFTGLSGSGKSSLAFDTIFAEGQRRYVESLSAYARQFLGQVDRPDVDFIEGLSPAVSIDQKSTNRNPRSTVGTITEIYDYMRLLWARIGIPHCPECGERIQRQTVQQIADQLMELPERTRYQVVAPIVSQKKGEFVDLFRELGAKGYSRAIVDGDLVQLAEPPTLKKSYKHDIAVVVDRLVASDDILGRVTDSVETALGLAGGVVQINYVDGEGDDAWQTFSEKLACPNGHALTLTEIEPRTFSFNAPFGACPACSGLGTRMSVDVDLMLGDEDLSIREGVIIPWTTQGKGLFQYYERLLEGLSRDLDFSLDTPWRKLHSDVQNAILRGENYKVTVKWKNRYGREMRYASGFEGVVPYIERQYLQAESDNQRSRWGEYLREVPCPVCDGNRLKPEVLAVQVHGHSIAEVSHLSLADARAFMETLTLTDREAKIAAQVLREIRLRLDFLLQVGLSYLNLSRSAGSLSGGEAQRIRLATQIGSGLTGVLYVLDEPSIGLHQRDNRRLIDTLLKLRDLGNTLIVVEHDEETIEAADWVVDIGPGAGVNGGEVVHSGPYSALLDDSDSMTGEYLSGRREIPMPTKRRKIDKKRMLSVVGARANNLRNVTADFPLGVLTAVTGVSGSGKSSLVNDILYQVLASRLNGARTVPGKHTRVTGLDNLDKVVHVDQAPIGRTPRSNPATYTGVFDRIRTLFSETPEAKVRGYQPGRFSFNVKGGRCEACSGDGTIKIEMNFLPDVYVDCEVCHGKRYNRDTLAVHYKGKNIAEVLEMPIEEAAEFFEPIQAIHRYMKTLVDVGLGYVRLGQSATTLSGGEAQRVKLATELQRRSNGRSIYVLDEPTTGLHFEDVRKLLEVLNGLVDKGNTVIVIEHNLDVIKSADWVIDLGPEGGSGGGQIVATGTPEQIARVEASHTGLFLGEILGEGRAARKAS, from the coding sequence GTGCCCATCGTCCCCGTTGCTTCCCCAGGAAAACTCAGTGTCCGCGGTGCCCGCGTCCACAATCTCAAGAACGTCGACATCGACATCCCCCGCGACTCGCTGGTCGTGTTCACCGGCCTGTCCGGGTCGGGCAAGTCGAGTCTCGCGTTCGACACGATCTTCGCCGAGGGGCAGCGTCGCTACGTCGAATCGCTGAGTGCGTACGCGCGCCAGTTCCTCGGGCAGGTCGACCGCCCCGACGTCGATTTCATCGAGGGCCTCAGCCCGGCCGTCTCGATCGACCAGAAGTCGACCAACCGCAACCCGCGGTCCACCGTCGGCACGATCACCGAGATCTACGACTACATGCGCCTGCTCTGGGCGCGCATCGGTATCCCGCACTGTCCCGAATGCGGTGAACGCATCCAGCGTCAGACCGTGCAGCAGATCGCCGATCAGCTCATGGAACTTCCGGAGCGCACCCGCTACCAGGTCGTCGCACCGATCGTCTCCCAGAAGAAGGGCGAGTTCGTCGACCTGTTCCGCGAACTGGGTGCGAAGGGCTACTCGCGTGCCATCGTCGACGGAGATCTCGTCCAACTCGCCGAGCCGCCGACGCTCAAGAAGAGCTACAAGCACGACATCGCGGTGGTCGTCGACCGCCTCGTGGCGTCTGATGACATCCTCGGCCGCGTGACCGATTCGGTCGAGACCGCGCTCGGTCTCGCCGGCGGAGTGGTGCAGATCAACTACGTCGACGGCGAGGGCGACGACGCATGGCAGACGTTCTCCGAGAAGCTGGCCTGCCCGAACGGGCACGCGCTCACTCTCACCGAGATCGAGCCGCGCACATTCTCCTTCAACGCGCCGTTCGGTGCGTGCCCGGCATGCTCCGGGCTCGGTACCCGCATGTCGGTCGACGTCGACCTGATGCTGGGTGACGAAGACCTCTCGATCCGTGAAGGTGTCATCATCCCCTGGACCACCCAGGGTAAGGGGTTGTTCCAGTACTACGAGCGCCTGCTCGAGGGACTCTCCCGCGATCTGGACTTCTCGCTGGACACCCCGTGGCGCAAGCTGCACTCCGATGTGCAGAACGCGATCCTGCGCGGCGAGAACTACAAGGTGACCGTCAAGTGGAAGAACCGCTACGGACGCGAGATGCGCTACGCCTCCGGCTTCGAGGGCGTGGTCCCCTACATCGAGCGGCAGTATCTGCAGGCGGAGTCCGACAACCAGCGCAGCCGGTGGGGCGAGTACCTCCGCGAAGTGCCGTGCCCGGTCTGCGACGGCAATCGTCTGAAGCCCGAGGTGCTGGCCGTGCAGGTGCACGGACACTCCATCGCCGAAGTCTCGCACCTCAGCCTCGCCGACGCCCGCGCGTTCATGGAGACGCTCACGCTCACCGACCGTGAGGCCAAGATCGCCGCTCAGGTGCTGCGCGAGATCCGCCTGCGCCTCGACTTCCTGCTCCAGGTCGGACTCTCCTACCTCAACCTCAGCCGCTCGGCCGGATCCCTGTCCGGTGGAGAGGCGCAGCGCATCCGCCTGGCCACGCAGATCGGCTCCGGCCTCACCGGTGTCCTCTACGTGCTCGACGAGCCGTCGATCGGACTCCACCAGCGTGACAACCGGCGCCTCATCGACACGCTGCTGAAGCTGCGCGACCTCGGCAACACCCTCATCGTCGTCGAGCACGACGAGGAGACGATCGAAGCGGCCGACTGGGTGGTAGACATCGGCCCCGGCGCCGGCGTCAACGGTGGCGAGGTCGTGCATTCGGGTCCGTATTCGGCTCTGCTCGACGACAGCGACTCGATGACGGGGGAGTACCTCTCGGGTCGCCGTGAGATCCCCATGCCGACGAAGCGCCGCAAGATCGACAAGAAGCGGATGCTGAGCGTCGTCGGCGCTCGGGCCAACAACCTCCGCAACGTCACGGCCGACTTCCCGCTGGGTGTGCTCACCGCCGTCACCGGTGTCAGCGGCTCCGGCAAGTCCTCGCTCGTGAACGACATCCTGTACCAGGTGCTCGCGTCGCGGCTGAACGGGGCTCGCACGGTCCCCGGCAAGCACACGCGTGTGACCGGACTCGACAACCTCGACAAGGTCGTCCACGTCGACCAGGCGCCGATCGGCCGCACCCCGCGGTCGAACCCCGCCACGTACACGGGCGTGTTCGATCGCATCCGCACACTCTTCAGCGAGACACCGGAGGCGAAGGTCCGCGGCTATCAGCCCGGTCGCTTCAGCTTCAACGTCAAGGGTGGCCGCTGCGAGGCATGCTCCGGCGACGGCACGATCAAGATCGAGATGAACTTCCTGCCCGATGTGTACGTCGACTGCGAGGTCTGCCACGGTAAGCGGTACAACCGCGACACGCTGGCCGTGCACTACAAGGGCAAGAACATCGCCGAGGTGCTCGAGATGCCGATCGAGGAGGCCGCTGAGTTCTTCGAGCCGATCCAGGCGATCCACCGTTACATGAAGACGCTCGTCGACGTCGGGCTCGGCTACGTCCGACTCGGACAGTCGGCGACGACGCTCTCCGGCGGTGAAGCGCAGCGCGTCAAGCTCGCCACCGAGCTTCAGCGTCGTAGCAACGGACGCAGCATCTACGTGCTCGACGAGCCGACGACAGGCCTGCACTTCGAAGACGTCCGCAAGCTCCTCGAGGTGCTCAACGGACTGGTCGACAAGGGGAACACCGTGATCGTCATCGAGCACAACCTCGATGTGATCAAGTCGGCCGACTGGGTGATCGATCTCGGCCCCGAGGGCGGTTCCGGCGGCGGCCAGATCGTCGCCACCGGCACCCCGGAGCAGATCGCACGCGTCGAGGCGAGCCACACCGGGCTGTTCCTCGGCGAGATCCTGGGTGAGGGGCGCGCCGCGCGGAAGGCCAGCTGA
- the whiA gene encoding DNA-binding protein WhiA has protein sequence MALTTDVKAELVSIRNAPPTVRVAEVTAILRFAGGLHSIAGRVAVEAEVDAETLARRVARDLAEIYGVRPEIAQVQSSTANDGARWAVRVIAQGETLARQTGLLDQRRRPVRGLPNRLTTGSRAEVAGLWRGAFLAAGTLSEPGRSAMLEVVCPSSEAAMALVGAAHRLGVAAKAREVRGMPRVVVREGEAIRTILNEMGAQKTAIAWEELRQRREVRAGVNRLVNFDDANLRRSAQAAVAACARVERALEILADEVPDHLKVAGELRLAHRDASLDELGHHADPPLTKDAVAGRIRRLLAMADKRAQQEGIPGTEAAVPVGLDV, from the coding sequence GTGGCACTAACCACCGACGTCAAGGCCGAGCTGGTCAGCATCCGCAATGCACCCCCGACGGTGCGAGTTGCGGAAGTCACCGCGATCCTCCGGTTCGCCGGTGGTCTGCATTCGATCGCCGGCCGCGTGGCCGTGGAGGCCGAGGTGGACGCCGAGACTCTCGCGCGCCGCGTCGCACGTGACCTCGCCGAGATCTACGGCGTGCGTCCCGAGATCGCGCAGGTGCAGTCGAGCACCGCGAACGACGGCGCCCGGTGGGCCGTGCGGGTGATCGCCCAGGGCGAGACGCTCGCCCGTCAGACGGGCCTTCTCGACCAGCGGCGGCGTCCCGTGCGCGGGCTCCCGAACCGCCTCACGACCGGTTCTCGGGCCGAGGTCGCCGGCCTGTGGCGCGGAGCGTTCCTCGCCGCCGGCACCCTGAGCGAGCCGGGCCGTTCGGCCATGCTCGAGGTCGTCTGCCCGTCGTCGGAAGCGGCGATGGCCCTCGTCGGTGCCGCGCACCGGCTCGGCGTGGCCGCCAAGGCTCGCGAGGTCCGCGGCATGCCGCGTGTCGTCGTGCGCGAAGGGGAGGCGATCCGCACCATCCTCAACGAGATGGGCGCGCAGAAGACCGCCATCGCGTGGGAAGAACTCCGTCAGCGCCGCGAGGTCCGGGCCGGGGTCAACCGCCTCGTGAACTTCGACGACGCGAACCTGCGCCGCTCGGCGCAGGCCGCGGTCGCCGCCTGCGCGCGTGTGGAGCGCGCACTCGAGATCCTGGCCGACGAGGTACCCGATCATCTGAAGGTCGCCGGAGAGCTGCGTCTGGCTCACCGGGATGCCAGCCTCGACGAGCTCGGCCATCACGCCGACCCGCCGCTGACGAAGGATGCTGTCGCCGGCCGCATCCGGCGCCTGCTGGCGATGGCCGACAAGCGCGCTCAGCAGGAGGGCATTCCGGGCACCGAGGCCGCCGTGCCCGTGGGACTCGACGTCTGA
- a CDS encoding superoxide dismutase, with the protein MATYTLPDLPYDFAALEPHISGKIMELHHDKHHATYVAGANTALDQLAEARESGNLANVNKLEKDLAFNLGGHVNHSIFWTNLSPNGGGQPEGELKAAIDEYFGSFEKFQAHFTAAATGIQGSGWAVLSWDSIGSRLIIQQLFDQQSNTAQGTIPLFQLDMWEHAFYLDYLNVKADYVKAAWNIANWENVAQRLEVARKQTNGLLVLS; encoded by the coding sequence ATGGCGACTTACACGCTCCCCGACCTTCCCTACGACTTCGCGGCCCTCGAGCCGCACATCAGCGGCAAGATCATGGAACTGCACCATGACAAGCACCACGCGACGTACGTCGCGGGTGCGAACACCGCGCTCGACCAGCTCGCAGAAGCCCGCGAGAGCGGCAACCTCGCGAACGTCAACAAGCTCGAGAAGGACCTCGCCTTCAACCTCGGCGGCCACGTCAACCACTCGATCTTCTGGACGAACCTGTCGCCGAACGGCGGAGGCCAGCCCGAGGGCGAGCTGAAGGCGGCCATCGACGAGTACTTCGGCTCGTTCGAGAAGTTTCAGGCGCACTTCACCGCGGCGGCGACCGGCATCCAGGGCTCCGGCTGGGCCGTGCTCAGCTGGGACTCGATCGGCTCGCGCCTGATCATCCAGCAGCTGTTCGACCAGCAGTCGAACACGGCGCAGGGCACCATCCCGCTGTTCCAGCTCGACATGTGGGAGCACGCGTTCTACCTCGACTACCTGAACGTCAAGGCGGACTACGTCAAGGCCGCGTGGAACATCGCGAACTGGGAGAACGTCGCCCAGCGCCTCGAGGTCGCCCGCAAGCAGACGAACGGCCTGCTGGTACTGTCGTAA
- the tpiA gene encoding triose-phosphate isomerase, translated as MGVNSRTPLIAGNWKMNLDHLQAVAFVQKLHWTLKDAKHEDGSVEVAVFPPFTDIRSVQTLIDADKIPFALGAQDVSAHDSGAYTGEVSGAFLAKLDAKYVIIGHSERREYHAEGDDVVAAKVQASLKHGLVPVICVGETAGDLEKFGASAVPVSQLEAALQGVSPKAEIVVAYEPVWAIGSGQAATPQQAQDVCAALRAVVAKVLGDEAAARTRILYGGSVKAANIASFMREPDVDGALVGGASLVVDEFAAIIRFEKHVGV; from the coding sequence ATGGGTGTGAACTCCCGTACCCCGCTGATCGCGGGAAACTGGAAGATGAATCTCGACCACCTTCAGGCGGTCGCGTTCGTGCAGAAGCTGCACTGGACGTTGAAGGATGCCAAGCACGAAGACGGATCCGTCGAGGTCGCGGTCTTCCCGCCGTTCACCGACATCCGCAGCGTGCAGACGCTCATCGACGCGGACAAGATCCCGTTCGCGCTCGGTGCGCAGGATGTGTCGGCACACGACTCCGGTGCATACACCGGCGAGGTCTCCGGGGCTTTCCTGGCGAAGCTCGACGCGAAGTACGTCATCATCGGCCACTCGGAGCGTCGTGAATACCACGCCGAGGGCGACGATGTCGTGGCGGCCAAGGTGCAGGCATCGCTCAAGCACGGTCTCGTGCCGGTGATCTGCGTCGGTGAGACCGCGGGCGACCTGGAGAAGTTCGGTGCGAGCGCCGTTCCGGTGTCGCAGCTCGAGGCCGCGCTTCAGGGCGTGTCCCCGAAGGCGGAGATCGTGGTGGCGTACGAGCCGGTGTGGGCGATCGGCTCCGGCCAGGCCGCGACGCCGCAGCAGGCGCAGGATGTCTGCGCCGCTCTGCGTGCGGTCGTCGCGAAGGTTCTGGGCGACGAGGCAGCCGCGCGCACGCGCATCCTCTACGGCGGCTCCGTGAAGGCGGCGAACATCGCCAGCTTCATGCGCGAGCCCGATGTGGACGGCGCACTGGTCGGCGGGGCGAGCCTCGTCGTGGACGAGTTCGCAGCGATCATCCGCTTCGAGAAGCACGTCGGAGTGTGA
- the gap gene encoding type I glyceraldehyde-3-phosphate dehydrogenase: protein MSVKIGINGFGRIGRNYFRAALAQGADLEIVAVNDLTDNKTLAHLLKYDSVGGVLDAEISYDDESITVNGKVIKAFAERDPAGLPWGELGVDIVIESTGFFTKAELAKKHIEAGAKKVLISAPGTGVDGTFVMGVNEDTYNPETDHIISNASCTTNCLAPLAQVFNDAFGIDRGFMMTAHAYTADQNLQDGPHSDLRRARAAAINITPASTGAAKAIGEVLPELQGKLSGSSYRVPVPTGSIVDLTLITDRENLTVDEVNEAYKKAAAEGRLAGYLQYNEDPIVSSDIVHNPHSSIFDSTLTNVSGNLIKVSSWYDNEWGYSNRLVDLTEYVAERL, encoded by the coding sequence GTGTCTGTCAAGATCGGTATCAACGGCTTCGGCCGCATCGGACGCAACTACTTCCGCGCGGCTCTCGCGCAGGGAGCGGACCTTGAGATCGTCGCCGTCAACGACCTCACCGACAACAAGACCCTGGCGCACCTGCTGAAGTACGACTCGGTGGGCGGCGTCCTCGACGCCGAGATCAGCTACGACGACGAGAGCATCACCGTCAACGGCAAGGTCATCAAGGCCTTCGCCGAGCGCGACCCCGCCGGTCTCCCGTGGGGCGAGCTGGGTGTGGACATCGTCATCGAGTCGACCGGCTTCTTCACCAAGGCCGAGCTCGCCAAGAAGCACATCGAGGCCGGCGCGAAGAAGGTCCTCATCTCGGCTCCGGGCACCGGTGTCGACGGAACGTTCGTCATGGGCGTGAACGAGGACACGTACAACCCGGAGACGGATCACATCATCTCCAACGCATCTTGCACCACGAACTGCCTCGCACCGCTCGCGCAGGTCTTCAACGACGCGTTCGGCATCGACCGCGGCTTCATGATGACCGCGCACGCGTACACCGCCGACCAGAACCTGCAGGACGGCCCGCACAGCGACCTCCGTCGTGCACGCGCCGCCGCGATCAACATCACCCCGGCTTCCACCGGTGCTGCCAAGGCCATCGGCGAGGTGCTCCCGGAGCTCCAGGGCAAGCTCAGCGGCTCGTCGTACCGCGTTCCGGTTCCCACCGGTTCGATCGTCGACCTCACCCTCATCACCGACCGTGAGAACCTCACGGTCGACGAGGTCAACGAGGCGTACAAGAAGGCTGCTGCCGAGGGTCGCCTCGCCGGCTACCTCCAGTACAACGAGGACCCGATCGTGTCGAGCGACATCGTGCACAACCCGCACTCGTCGATCTTCGACTCGACGCTCACCAACGTGAGCGGCAACCTGATCAAGGTCTCGAGCTGGTACGACAACGAGTGGGGCTACTCCAACCGTCTCGTCGACCTGACCGAGTACGTGGCCGAGCGCCTCTAA
- the secG gene encoding preprotein translocase subunit SecG, translated as MAILEFVLQVVLGITSVLLTLLILLHKGRGGGLSDMFGGGMTSAVGSSGLAERNLNRFTVVLALTWFVAIVALGLITKFEVI; from the coding sequence GTGGCAATTCTCGAGTTCGTCCTGCAGGTCGTGCTGGGCATCACCAGCGTTCTGCTGACCCTCCTCATCCTCCTGCACAAAGGTCGGGGCGGTGGACTGTCCGACATGTTCGGTGGAGGCATGACCTCTGCGGTCGGCTCCTCCGGTCTTGCGGAGCGGAACCTGAACCGCTTCACCGTCGTCCTGGCACTGACATGGTTCGTCGCCATCGTCGCGCTGGGCCTCATCACGAAATTCGAGGTCATCTGA
- the pgk gene encoding phosphoglycerate kinase: protein MTLRTLDTLGSLEGKRVIVRCDLNVPLRDGIITDDGRVRASLPTLNALINAGARVVVCSHLGRPDGAPDPQYSLEPVAQRLSELLGAPVAFARDTVGESAKEAVASLEDGGVVVIENLRFNPGETAKDESVRAAFAAELAELGDVLVSDGFGVVHRKQASVYELAELLPSAAGLLIAAELDVLDRLTENPERPYAVVLGGSKVSDKLGVISHLLPRVDRILVGGGMLFTFLKAQGHAVASSLLEEDQLETVRGYIAEAAERGVELVLPTDVVVAASFGADAAHEVAAADAIESTPFGASGIGLDIGPETAARFADVIRESKTVFWNGPMGVFEFPAFAAGTKTVAQALTEVDGLSVVGGGDSAAAVRQLGFTDDQFGHISTGGGASLEFLEGKKLPGLEVLGWV, encoded by the coding sequence ATGACTCTGCGCACCCTGGACACACTGGGGTCGCTCGAGGGCAAGCGCGTCATCGTCCGTTGTGATCTCAACGTCCCGCTCCGGGACGGGATCATCACGGACGATGGCCGTGTCCGCGCCTCGCTGCCGACCCTCAATGCACTCATCAACGCGGGCGCCCGCGTCGTCGTGTGCTCTCACCTCGGACGGCCGGATGGCGCGCCCGACCCGCAGTACAGCCTGGAGCCGGTGGCTCAGCGGCTGTCCGAGCTGCTCGGCGCTCCGGTCGCGTTCGCACGCGACACGGTCGGCGAGTCGGCGAAGGAGGCCGTCGCCTCGCTCGAGGACGGCGGGGTCGTCGTCATCGAGAACCTGCGGTTCAACCCGGGGGAGACCGCGAAGGACGAATCCGTGCGCGCAGCCTTCGCGGCTGAGCTCGCCGAGCTCGGCGACGTGCTCGTCTCCGACGGATTCGGGGTCGTGCACCGCAAGCAGGCGAGCGTCTACGAGCTCGCCGAGCTGCTCCCGTCGGCGGCCGGTCTGCTGATCGCGGCCGAGCTCGACGTGCTCGACCGCCTGACCGAGAACCCCGAGCGCCCGTACGCGGTCGTGCTCGGCGGGTCGAAGGTCAGCGACAAGCTCGGCGTCATCTCGCACCTGCTGCCGCGCGTCGACAGGATTCTCGTCGGTGGCGGAATGCTCTTCACCTTCCTGAAGGCGCAGGGGCACGCTGTGGCTTCGAGCCTGCTGGAAGAGGATCAGCTCGAGACGGTTCGCGGCTACATCGCCGAGGCGGCCGAACGCGGTGTCGAGCTCGTGCTCCCCACCGATGTCGTCGTCGCCGCATCGTTCGGCGCGGACGCCGCGCACGAAGTCGCCGCGGCGGACGCGATCGAGTCGACGCCGTTCGGTGCCTCCGGCATCGGACTCGACATCGGTCCGGAGACGGCAGCACGCTTCGCCGACGTCATCCGCGAATCGAAGACCGTGTTCTGGAACGGCCCGATGGGCGTGTTCGAGTTCCCGGCGTTCGCGGCCGGCACCAAGACCGTCGCGCAGGCGCTCACCGAGGTCGACGGCCTCAGTGTCGTCGGTGGCGGCGATTCCGCCGCGGCCGTGCGTCAGCTCGGATTCACCGACGACCAGTTCGGTCACATCTCGACCGGCGGCGGCGCGAGCCTCGAGTTCCTCGAGGGCAAGAAACTACCTGGGCTGGAGGTCCTCGGATGGGTGTGA